From a region of the Helianthus annuus cultivar XRQ/B chromosome 5, HanXRQr2.0-SUNRISE, whole genome shotgun sequence genome:
- the LOC110942114 gene encoding protein TIC 20-v, chloroplastic: MTITNTLSSPPPPLQFTLTPSRKTLYSISTPFLPLNLQTLTPIHLKSTHHPRRTTLTVAKSTGTDSPDGPDRLISALCYFYPFFDGIQYGKYAINQFSFIQTLIQPLVPAIRVYKSVPFNGVLVFLTLYFVVVRNPNFSRYVRFNAMQAVVLDVLLIFPDLLERGFEAKDGVGLGLLMSVDSTVFLFMLVSLVYGCSCCCLGQLPRLPIVAEAADRQVM, translated from the coding sequence ATGACAATAACCAACACCCtctcatcaccaccaccaccactccaaTTCACCCTCACACCATCCCGCAAAACCCTCTATTCCATTTCCACCCCATTCCTCCCCCTCAATCTCCAAACCCTAACTCCAATCCACCTCAAATCCACCCACCACCCTCGCCGTACCACCCTCACCGTCGCCAAATCCACCGGCACCGACTCTCCAGACGGCCCAGACCGGCTAATCTCCGCCCTATGCTACTTCTACCCGTTCTTCGACGGCATCCAGTACGGCAAATACGCAATCAATCAATTCTCCTTCATTCAAACCCTAATTCAACCACTGGTGCCTGCAATTAGAGTGTATAAAAGCGTGCCGTTCAACGGTGTGCTTGTGTTTCTGACTCTTTATTTTGTTGTTGTTAGAAACCCTAATTTTAGTAGGTATGTTAGGTTTAATGCTATGCAGGCTGTTGTGCTTGATGTGTTGTTGATTTTTCCTGATTTGTTGGAGAGAGGGTTTGAGGCTAAAGATGGTGTGGGGTTGGGGTTGTTGATGAGTGTTGATAGTACTGTGTTTTTGTTTATGTTGGTTTCTTTGGTTTATGGGTGTTCTTGTTGTTGTTTGGGGCAACTTCCTAGGTTGCCtattgttgctgaggctgctgatagACAAGTTATGTAA